A window from Salvia miltiorrhiza cultivar Shanhuang (shh) chromosome 2, IMPLAD_Smil_shh, whole genome shotgun sequence encodes these proteins:
- the LOC131012682 gene encoding vascular-related unknown protein 1-like: MAMNSTIDDKNDEAAAASEESGWTKYLEDFSCKKEESFISSSSMISDAAWNGSDTIKRLNLKKLNRSMNRRKFTYEYDDDLEDTASSPVHSPKVSTMKQMEVNHRKMDDVASCDFLGQQSSSKNFLKLDREERNSKNNIIENKSSDQYMELRKRGLCLVPMSALMNYIG, translated from the exons ATGGCCATGAACTCGACGATCGACGACAAAAACGacgaggcggcggcggcgtcggAGGAGAGCGGATGGACGAAGTATTTGGAGGACTTCTCTTGCAAGAAGGAGGAGAGCTTCATAAGCAGCTCTTCTATGATTTCCGATGCGGCGTGGAACGGCTCCGACACCATTAAAAGGTTGAATTTGAAGAAGTTGAATCGAAGCATGAATCGTAGGAAGTTTACGTATGAATACGATGATGATTTGGAAGATACAGCTAGCTCTCCTGTTCATAGCCCTAAG GTAAGCACGATGAAGCAGATGGAGGTCAACCACAGAAAGATGGATGATGTTGCGTCTTGCGATTTTTTG GGGCAGCAATCAAGTTCGAAGAATTTCTTGAAACTCGATCGAGAAgagagaaattcaaagaataaTATTATCGAAAACAAAAGTAGTGATCAATACATGGAGCTAAGGAAGAGAGGGTTATGTTTGGTGCCAATGTCAGCTTTGATGAACTATATTGgttaa